In Sphingomonas profundi, the sequence GTTCGACGTGACGCGCGACGTGCCGGACCTGAGCACGCTCAAGCTGGCCCACCGCCACGATCTGCCGGCGCTGGTGATCCCCTATCTGTGGCCGAGCCGCTACTGCGAGAGCGACCAGTTCAACGACTTCGTCGAGGACGAGTTCGGCCGCTACAGCGGCGGCGCCAAGGTGCAGGCCATCGCCGACTGGGTGCACGATCACCTGAAATACATCGCGGGATCAAGCGACGCGACGACCACTGCCAAGGACACGTTCGTCACCCGCCACGGCGTGTGCCGCGACTATGCGCATCTGATGACCACCCTCACGCGCGCCGCCGGCATCCCGGCGCGCGTCGTCTCGGCCTATGCGTGGCAGCTCGATCCGCCGGATTTCCACGCGGTGGTGGAGGTGTGGCTGGAAAATGGCTGGCAGCTGGTCGATGCGACGCGGCTGGCGCCGGTAGAGGGGCTGGTGCGGATGGCGGTGGGCCGCGACGCGCTGGACATCGCCTTCATGACCGTGTTCGGCGCATGCCAGCTCGTCGAGCAGCGCGTGTCGGTTGAGCGGATCGACTGAAGTCTCGCCGCGACGTTCGTCGAACAGATCAGGTCGTTCGTCGCCGATCATGTCGCATGTGGAGGCTATTGGCGGCCCCGTCGAAGAACAGACGCACGAACGACGCGAATCCGTAAAGGAAATCCCGGACAGCGGCGGCGGATCGCTCCCGCAGTCGAGAACGGGATTTCATCAACGGAGGATTTCATCATGATCGCCACCATCCGCACCCTCGCCGTATCTGCCGCCGCCACCCTCGCTGCCGTTGCCGGCATCC encodes:
- a CDS encoding transglutaminase-like domain-containing protein, with the protein product MRLSIEAVLDYQMAEPVDVLLTIEAAPLPDQILISDSLTIDGSGPLRPVPGEESIGRRTWMHAHGSWRATYKGVFDVTRDVPDLSTLKLAHRHDLPALVIPYLWPSRYCESDQFNDFVEDEFGRYSGGAKVQAIADWVHDHLKYIAGSSDATTTAKDTFVTRHGVCRDYAHLMTTLTRAAGIPARVVSAYAWQLDPPDFHAVVEVWLENGWQLVDATRLAPVEGLVRMAVGRDALDIAFMTVFGACQLVEQRVSVERID